Proteins encoded in a region of the Photobacterium angustum genome:
- a CDS encoding Hpt domain-containing protein, whose product MATTINSETIKRLADEVGEDTVSLLLNVFSDELEQYSKQLSAHPSVDQIGEISHAIKSSAASFGADDLALMAQECEYRVKQGQDDWMIDHLSEFRQMVEGMVVEYKQLAGNNELINRML is encoded by the coding sequence ATGGCAACAACGATAAATTCTGAGACAATTAAACGCCTTGCTGATGAAGTTGGTGAGGATACCGTGTCATTGCTATTAAATGTTTTCAGTGATGAATTAGAACAGTATTCAAAGCAATTATCGGCACATCCTTCCGTTGATCAAATTGGTGAAATCAGCCATGCAATAAAAAGTAGCGCTGCAAGTTTTGGCGCTGACGATTTAGCATTAATGGCACAAGAATGTGAATATCGAGTAAAACAAGGACAAGATGATTGGATGATTGACCATTTGTCTGAATTTAGACAAATGGTCGAAGGTATGGTGGTTGAATATAAGCAATTAGCAGGAAATAATGAGCTTATCAACCGCATGCTTTAA
- the yvcK gene encoding uridine diphosphate-N-acetylglucosamine-binding protein YvcK: MLKADKLKKNIVAIGGGHGLGRILSSLSCYGSKVTGIVATTDNGGSTGRIRACQGGIAWGDMRNCINQLITEPSIGSMIFEYRFKGNGELNGHNLGNLMLTALDNLSIRPLDAINLIRDMLNVETQIIPMSEHPSDLAAITYSGEIINGETSVDELQEVPKRLYLEPAVPATKEALNAINQADLILLGPGSFLTSVMPILLLRDLGIALKNSNAQIVFITNLDKEHGPAGKMSLETMLHWCERAMNGRKIDTILTDKLHTDLNSKFNLQIEDLASSNHEWRHDRDKLKHAVDKLIISC, translated from the coding sequence ATACTTAAGGCAGATAAATTGAAAAAGAATATTGTTGCCATCGGTGGCGGTCATGGCCTAGGACGGATCCTATCCTCGCTCTCTTGTTACGGTTCAAAAGTAACAGGTATTGTCGCGACAACCGATAATGGTGGTTCAACGGGTCGTATTAGAGCTTGCCAAGGCGGTATTGCTTGGGGCGATATGCGTAACTGTATTAATCAATTAATTACAGAACCATCAATTGGTTCGATGATTTTTGAATACCGTTTTAAAGGTAATGGTGAGTTAAATGGTCATAATCTAGGTAACTTAATGCTTACGGCATTAGATAACCTCTCGATTCGTCCACTTGATGCCATTAATCTGATCCGAGATATGCTAAATGTTGAAACTCAGATCATTCCAATGTCAGAACACCCATCAGATCTCGCTGCTATTACCTACAGTGGCGAGATCATAAATGGTGAAACCAGTGTTGATGAATTACAAGAAGTGCCTAAACGCCTTTATCTTGAGCCAGCAGTGCCGGCAACAAAAGAAGCTTTAAACGCAATCAATCAAGCTGATTTGATATTACTCGGCCCTGGTAGTTTCTTAACAAGCGTTATGCCTATCTTACTGTTACGTGATTTAGGTATCGCGTTAAAAAACAGTAACGCACAAATCGTGTTTATTACTAACCTTGATAAGGAGCATGGTCCAGCAGGGAAAATGTCACTAGAGACCATGTTACATTGGTGCGAAAGAGCAATGAATGGTCGCAAGATAGACACAATCTTGACCGATAAACTTCATACAGATTTAAACAGTAAATTTAACCTGCAAATTGAAGATCTTGCCTCCAGTAATCATGAGTGGAGGCATGACCGAGATAAGTTAAAGCATGCGGTTGATAAGCTCATTATTTCCTGCTAA
- a CDS encoding LON peptidase substrate-binding domain-containing protein yields MAKVLPLLFQKRHVLPSGRMQIYISPVDQTPTLKAALASTDGLGICMYSDKKEAQHLFHIGTRVTIDDFNQERGSPLIKLTVSGHNNFKIQSIKQTTDGVFWGETTSLPCWEEIAINKEQQLLAIRLKKMFEKFPDLDELYKSKDFNNLSWLCQRWLEILPLPTVDKQHLLNKPTCLNTYDYLMSMIKTSH; encoded by the coding sequence ATGGCTAAAGTATTACCGCTACTTTTTCAAAAGCGCCATGTTCTTCCTTCTGGTCGGATGCAAATCTATATCTCACCAGTAGATCAAACACCCACCCTGAAAGCTGCACTCGCTTCAACAGATGGATTAGGCATCTGTATGTATAGCGACAAAAAGGAAGCTCAACATTTATTTCATATCGGTACTCGTGTCACGATTGATGATTTCAATCAAGAAAGAGGTTCTCCGTTAATAAAGCTTACCGTTTCGGGTCATAACAACTTTAAGATCCAGTCGATAAAACAAACAACGGATGGTGTATTTTGGGGAGAGACAACGTCTTTACCCTGCTGGGAAGAGATCGCAATCAATAAAGAACAACAATTACTTGCGATTCGTCTAAAGAAAATGTTTGAGAAATTCCCTGATCTTGATGAACTCTACAAATCCAAAGACTTCAATAACCTCAGCTGGCTATGTCAACGTTGGTTAGAAATACTACCGTTACCTACTGTCGATAAGCAGCATTTACTTAATAAGCCAACCTGTTTGAATACATACGATTATTTAATGAGCATGATTAAAACGAGCCACTAA
- the moaA gene encoding GTP 3',8-cyclase MoaA, producing MERCSVAKQLEDSFHRKFYYLRLSVTDVCNFKCTYCLPDGYHPTEKKKPSFLTLDEIQRVASAFAECGTSKIRITGGEPSLRRDFTDIIKTVAEIPGINKVATTTNGYRMAKHVHEWRDAGLRHINVSVDSLDPKMFYQITGENMFHQVMDGIDAAFDAGFEQVKINTVLLKDLNSQELPKFLEWIKTRPIQLRFIELMQTGEMDSLFQNHHLSGVSIRNHLIANGWLLKIKGSNDGPAQVFCHPDYMGEIGLIMPYEKNFCQSCNRLRISAKGKLHLCLFGEQGVELRDLLASDDQKESLIARIQAGLGEKAVSHFLDEGKTGMTPNLASIGG from the coding sequence TTGGAAAGGTGTTCCGTGGCGAAACAATTAGAAGATAGTTTCCATCGTAAGTTTTATTACTTGCGACTCTCTGTTACAGATGTCTGTAACTTCAAATGTACCTATTGCTTGCCAGATGGCTATCATCCAACAGAAAAGAAAAAACCTTCCTTTTTAACATTGGATGAGATTCAGCGAGTTGCCTCAGCGTTTGCTGAGTGTGGCACCAGTAAAATACGTATCACAGGTGGTGAGCCGAGCTTACGTCGTGATTTTACTGATATTATCAAAACGGTAGCTGAAATCCCTGGGATCAATAAAGTAGCGACAACCACTAATGGTTACCGTATGGCTAAGCACGTCCACGAATGGCGCGATGCTGGCTTAAGGCATATCAATGTGAGTGTTGATAGTCTTGATCCTAAGATGTTTTATCAAATTACCGGTGAGAATATGTTCCATCAGGTAATGGATGGTATTGATGCGGCTTTTGATGCCGGCTTTGAGCAAGTTAAAATCAATACGGTACTTCTTAAAGACCTTAATTCACAAGAACTACCTAAGTTTTTAGAGTGGATTAAAACTCGCCCAATTCAATTACGTTTTATCGAATTGATGCAAACTGGCGAAATGGATAGTCTTTTTCAAAACCATCACCTTTCAGGGGTGAGTATTCGTAATCATTTGATCGCTAATGGTTGGCTACTGAAAATTAAAGGTAGTAATGACGGCCCAGCACAAGTTTTTTGTCACCCCGATTATATGGGCGAAATTGGCTTGATCATGCCTTACGAAAAGAATTTCTGTCAAAGCTGCAACCGTTTACGAATTTCTGCGAAAGGCAAATTACATCTTTGTTTGTTTGGTGAACAAGGTGTTGAGTTGCGTGATTTACTGGCAAGTGATGATCAAAAAGAATCATTAATTGCACGTATTCAAGCAGGGCTGGGTGAAAAAGCGGTTAGCCATTTCTTGGATGAAGGCAAAACAGGTATGACGCCAAACCTAGCATCCATTGGCGGTTAA
- the moaC gene encoding cyclic pyranopterin monophosphate synthase MoaC yields the protein MNQFTHINASGEANMVDVSAKAETVREARAEAFVHMAAETLELIVSGQHHKGDVFATARIAGIQAAKKTWDLIPLCHPLLLSKVEVQLEAIPAENKVRIESCCKLAGKTGVEMEALTAASVAALTIYDMCKAVQKDMVISQVRLLEKTGGKSGHFKVEA from the coding sequence ATGAATCAATTTACACATATTAATGCATCAGGTGAAGCCAACATGGTTGATGTTTCTGCTAAAGCAGAAACCGTTCGTGAAGCGCGCGCAGAAGCTTTTGTTCACATGGCAGCCGAAACATTAGAGCTTATTGTGTCAGGTCAGCACCATAAAGGTGATGTGTTCGCAACAGCGCGTATTGCAGGCATTCAAGCGGCGAAAAAAACTTGGGATCTGATCCCACTTTGTCACCCGTTGCTACTTTCGAAAGTTGAAGTACAGTTAGAAGCTATTCCAGCTGAAAACAAAGTCCGTATTGAATCTTGTTGTAAGCTAGCGGGTAAGACGGGTGTAGAGATGGAAGCATTAACAGCAGCTTCTGTTGCCGCATTAACGATTTACGATATGTGTAAAGCAGTACAAAAAGATATGGTGATTAGCCAAGTGCGTCTGTTAGAAAAAACAGGCGGTAAATCAGGTCACTTTAAGGTAGAAGCATGA
- the moaD gene encoding molybdopterin synthase sulfur carrier subunit: protein MIKVLFFAQVKELVGTDSLEVDAVYSTADALREALATRGDKWQLALESGKLLVAVNQTICSLDTPLTDGDEVAFFPPVTGG, encoded by the coding sequence ATGATTAAGGTTCTCTTTTTTGCACAAGTTAAAGAGCTTGTAGGTACTGATAGCCTTGAAGTTGACGCGGTTTACTCTACTGCTGATGCATTGAGAGAGGCATTGGCAACACGTGGTGACAAATGGCAATTGGCATTAGAATCAGGCAAGTTACTTGTTGCTGTTAATCAAACTATTTGTTCACTAGATACACCATTAACTGATGGTGACGAAGTAGCATTTTTCCCACCAGTAACAGGGGGATAA
- the moaE gene encoding molybdopterin synthase catalytic subunit MoaE: MISVQFDDFSVADEYEKLAEGTEAGAVVTFIGKVRDFNQGDAVTGLSLEHYPGMTEKSLQEIVDQAHQRWPLLKTRVIHRVGDLALGDQIVFVGVTSAHRGAAFEACEFIMDFLKTRAPFWKKEQTPEQSRWVDARETDTSAADRWK, translated from the coding sequence ATGATTTCTGTTCAGTTCGATGATTTCTCTGTTGCTGATGAATATGAAAAATTAGCGGAAGGCACTGAAGCTGGCGCTGTTGTAACTTTTATCGGTAAAGTACGTGACTTTAACCAAGGTGATGCCGTAACGGGGCTATCTTTAGAGCATTATCCGGGAATGACGGAAAAATCGCTTCAAGAGATAGTTGATCAAGCTCACCAACGTTGGCCATTGCTTAAAACACGTGTCATTCATCGTGTAGGTGATTTGGCATTAGGTGATCAGATTGTGTTTGTGGGCGTAACAAGCGCTCACCGCGGTGCTGCTTTTGAAGCGTGTGAGTTCATTATGGACTTTTTGAAAACCCGAGCACCGTTTTGGAAAAAAGAACAAACACCAGAGCAAAGCCGTTGGGTAGATGCTCGAGAAACGGATACATCAGCCGCTGATCGTTGGAAATAG
- a CDS encoding ABC transporter substrate-binding protein — protein sequence MYKNKITQALMMSASFAVAATSFSSFAAQVPSDVKLADKQELVRGNGTEPESLDPQKVSGVPESNVIRDLLEGLVNQDSKGNLVPGAAKSWETADNKTWIFHLREDAKWSNGDPVTADDFVYTWRRLADPKTASPYASYIQMTTMANAEDIIAGKKPADTLGVEAVDTHTLKVTLDKPVSYFASMLVHTSMKPVNQKAVEKFGDDWTKVGNYVSNGAYKLDKWVVNERIVLTRNENYWDNKDTVINKVTFLPIENQVAAMNRFLAGELDMTYEMPNEHFKRLQKEYPQDVKVTPYLCSYYYEFNMTRKPFDDANVRKALSYAIDRDVLAKFIVGKGETPAYNFTPLATNGLDVDMPEYSKLDQKQRLAKAKELLKAAGYDQNNPLKFSLLYNTSENHKKVAVAIASMWKKGLGVTAMLENQEWKSYLDAKRQGNFDVSRAGWCGDYNEASTFLAIMHSGHSQNYPKYSSVAYDKAIDDAILAKSDAQRAADYKQAEAQLAADMPIMPIYHYVNARLVNPQLGGYPMENPEDNIYSKDMYFTAK from the coding sequence ATGTACAAGAATAAAATCACTCAAGCACTCATGATGAGTGCAAGTTTTGCCGTAGCCGCCACTTCTTTTTCTTCTTTTGCGGCACAAGTTCCATCCGATGTAAAACTTGCTGATAAGCAAGAACTTGTTCGCGGTAATGGAACAGAGCCAGAATCGCTAGATCCTCAAAAAGTATCAGGTGTACCTGAATCAAATGTTATTCGTGATTTACTTGAAGGGTTAGTAAACCAAGACAGTAAAGGTAACTTAGTACCAGGTGCCGCTAAGTCGTGGGAAACAGCTGATAATAAAACTTGGATCTTCCACCTTCGTGAAGATGCAAAATGGTCTAATGGTGATCCTGTTACTGCGGATGATTTTGTTTATACATGGCGCCGTTTAGCGGATCCAAAAACAGCATCTCCTTATGCGTCATATATTCAAATGACAACAATGGCAAACGCTGAAGATATTATTGCAGGGAAAAAACCAGCAGATACATTAGGCGTTGAAGCGGTTGATACACATACTTTAAAAGTAACATTGGATAAACCAGTGTCTTACTTTGCATCAATGCTTGTTCACACTTCAATGAAACCAGTAAACCAAAAAGCGGTTGAAAAGTTTGGTGATGATTGGACAAAAGTAGGTAACTACGTATCAAACGGTGCTTATAAACTCGATAAGTGGGTCGTTAACGAGCGTATTGTGTTAACTCGTAATGAAAATTACTGGGACAACAAAGATACCGTTATTAACAAAGTAACGTTCTTACCGATTGAAAACCAAGTTGCTGCAATGAACCGCTTCTTAGCGGGTGAGCTAGATATGACGTATGAAATGCCAAACGAGCACTTTAAGCGTCTGCAAAAAGAATATCCACAAGATGTAAAAGTTACGCCATACCTATGTTCGTACTACTACGAATTTAATATGACGCGTAAACCTTTTGATGATGCAAACGTACGTAAAGCACTGTCATATGCTATTGATCGTGATGTACTGGCGAAATTTATCGTAGGTAAAGGTGAAACGCCAGCTTACAACTTTACACCATTGGCAACCAATGGCTTAGATGTTGATATGCCAGAGTACTCGAAGCTAGATCAAAAGCAACGTTTAGCGAAAGCAAAAGAGCTATTGAAAGCGGCGGGTTACGACCAAAATAATCCTCTGAAATTTAGCCTGCTTTACAACACATCTGAAAACCACAAGAAAGTGGCTGTTGCGATAGCTTCAATGTGGAAAAAAGGTTTAGGTGTTACTGCAATGCTAGAAAACCAAGAGTGGAAGAGCTACCTCGACGCTAAACGTCAAGGTAACTTTGATGTTTCACGTGCCGGCTGGTGTGGTGATTACAATGAAGCATCGACATTCCTAGCTATTATGCATAGTGGTCACTCACAAAACTATCCGAAATACTCTAGTGTGGCATATGACAAAGCGATCGATGATGCAATTCTAGCAAAATCAGATGCACAGCGAGCGGCTGATTATAAACAGGCAGAAGCGCAACTTGCTGCAGATATGCCTATCATGCCTATCTACCACTATGTTAATGCGCGTTTGGTTAACCCTCAATTAGGTGGTTACCCAATGGAAAACCCAGAAGATAATATCTACTCAAAAGATATGTACTTCACAGCGAAATAA
- the oppB gene encoding oligopeptide ABC transporter permease OppB, with product MFKFIAKRILEAIPTLLVLITISFFLMRFAPGNPFSSDRPLPPEVMANIEAKYGLDKPVLQQYTTYLGNIVQGDFGPSFKYKDFTVNELVAKALPVSAKIGFFAFIFALVMGVAVGTIAALKQNTWLDYTIMSTAMAGVVMPSFILAPVLIYIFSIKLQWLPAGGWQDGSTKFVLLPMFGMALLYVATFARITRGSMIETLNSNFIRTARAKGLSYPYIVIKHALKPALLPVVSYMGPAFVGIITGSVVIETIFGLPGIGKLFVNAAFNRDYSLVLGITILIGSLTIIFNAIVDIVLATIDPKIRY from the coding sequence ATGTTTAAATTCATAGCTAAACGGATTTTAGAAGCCATACCGACACTCTTGGTATTGATCACAATTTCTTTTTTCTTGATGCGCTTTGCGCCAGGAAATCCTTTTTCAAGTGATCGTCCACTTCCACCAGAGGTTATGGCAAATATCGAAGCGAAATACGGCTTAGATAAACCAGTTTTACAGCAATACACCACCTATCTTGGCAATATTGTCCAAGGTGATTTTGGTCCGTCTTTTAAATACAAAGATTTCACCGTTAACGAGTTGGTGGCAAAAGCCTTACCTGTTTCGGCAAAAATTGGCTTTTTCGCCTTTATTTTTGCATTAGTGATGGGGGTAGCTGTTGGCACTATTGCAGCATTGAAACAAAATACCTGGCTCGATTATACCATTATGTCCACTGCGATGGCGGGAGTGGTCATGCCGTCCTTCATTCTCGCACCTGTTCTTATCTACATATTCTCGATTAAGCTGCAGTGGCTACCTGCGGGTGGTTGGCAAGACGGCTCTACAAAATTTGTGTTGCTACCGATGTTTGGTATGGCGCTTCTCTACGTCGCCACGTTTGCCCGTATTACTCGTGGTAGCATGATTGAAACGTTAAATAGTAACTTCATTCGTACAGCGCGTGCGAAAGGTTTAAGTTACCCTTATATCGTCATTAAACACGCTTTAAAGCCTGCACTTCTTCCTGTTGTTTCTTATATGGGACCTGCTTTTGTTGGCATCATCACGGGCTCTGTCGTTATCGAAACCATTTTTGGTTTACCGGGTATTGGTAAGTTATTCGTTAATGCAGCGTTTAACCGTGACTATTCGTTAGTACTTGGTATT